ATCCCATGCCGGTCGGCGAACCACTCCAGAACTTGAGAGGCCGTGGTGGCTTTGTCCTGTTGGAAGCTGTTCGTTGCGGACTTGTACGTATTCGCCAGTGCCTGGAGCATCTCCACCGCTTTTCCCGGGAATGCCTTTGCCCGGCCAAATCGCTGCTGGAGGCGGATGACTTCTGGGAGCACCTCCGGCGAGAAATTGCACTCAGGTGGCAGCTCCTGCATGGTGCGTACCAGGATGCGCAGGGTGGCGTCATCGCCCATCTCCCGGACATGAATGACCTGGAACTGGCTCGCGAACGATCGATCGATTTCCCGCAATCTCCCCCAAGCCTCCGGAGTGGCCTCAGCCAGCACCGGAATGGGTTCGTGTTCCTGTCGGGCCTTGAGCACATGGCCGAGTGTGAGGTCGCTTCCTGAGGAACGCCCGGCTTCGAAGAGGCCGAGCAGATCATCGAGCACCAGGATATGCCGGTCCTTGCGAATACTGCTGAGCATCGCCGTCCAGCGTTCTTCCCACTGGCCGAGGTAGGACATGCCACTGATCACCCGCTGTGGAGACACCAGCCAGTACTGGCCGCGGCGGCCCGTGCTGGCGGCTTCCAGTGATTTGCGCACGCATTCATGAATGATGGCAGTCTTCCCGGCTTTTGGCCGGCCTACCAGCACGACCATGGGTGTCCGCACACTGATGCGGCGGAAGCTCGCCCAAAGCTGTGCCACCTCCGCTTCCCGGAGCAGTGCACGCTGCAGATCCTGGGGATAAAGCCGATCAAGGCACCGGCCCACCTTGTGCAGTTCACGCTCCCCATCCATGGGCGTGTCATCAATGTATGACGCGTGCCTGGATCCCGGAATCGGAAGGCGCTGGTTTCCCGTGAGCGCCACGGGAAGGTGAACGACGTGCGGCTGGCCCCCGGAGAACCAATCACTCGGATCAAAAGCGTCCTCCGCCTCCTTCTCCAATTGCCGGAAGTGAGCAGTCAGGATCCGTGTGGCCACATCGCGCAGTTGGGTGCCGCTGGGCCACTCGAAGCTGAGGCCTCCTCTAGACAAATGCACGAGTCTTCGCCCGGCGTTTTCAAACACCACGGCAAAGAACGCACCGTCGACCGAGCGCTTCTTGAGCTCGATACGAAGTTTCAGCAGGTGACTCGTAGTCGGAGGACAGAAGCTCCATGGGAGCAGGTCACGATGGTCGGGCGACACGGTCGTCTCCAGCAACAGGCGACCAAGGCGTCCGCCAAGTTGTGCCAGGGCGCGGTCCTCCCGCAGGTCCATTTCATCCTTGAACGCGCCAGCGGCAGCAAAGACGGGCCGGGCACGAAAACGCGTGATGCCGTGAGCATCGCGATAGTGGTCCACGCATACGGGAATGGTGAGGGTGAACTTCATGCCAGGGCCTCCCCGAGTGTGATGGCGCGCAAGGACTGCAGCAGCCAGTCCTCCTGAAACCGGCCATCCTTGCGCGCGTTTTCCGAGCCCTCACGGACGATCTGCTTCACGGGATCATACTGGCGGCAGATGGTGCCAGACTCCAGATCGGGCAGACCCACCAATTCCTGCAGTGGCACCGTAAGCTGGCCGAGGTGCTGCATGTTCTCCCCCGGCACCCGCACTTCGAGGCGGCAAGCCCAGTCGACCGGGTTCTGCCTGTTCTTGGTCTGGGTGTCAGCCTTCTTTGCAGCGGCTTCCTCCTCCTTGGACTTGCGCCGTGATTTGGAGAGGTGAAGACCATCCTCATGCTTCAGATGCATGTTGGCGTGGGCCCCTTCAATCCAGAGGGCGATGGCGCTTACGGATTCCACATCCTTGGTCCACAGCGTCGCCTGTTCTTTCACGGAGGGAGGTGAGTCCGCGAGGACATGGAGTCCATCCTCGGTCAGCAATCGCGCCGGCGTCTTTTTGTAGAAGAGACCGACACGCACAGATGCCTTGAGTGAGGCAGCGACATCATGATACACCCGTGCGAAGTCGAAGAGTTCGGAGCCGGGCTGTCCCCGCATAAAGAAGATCAATCGCTTCGGCGGAGGCTGCCAGAGCGCATAAGCTTCCAGCACCAGGTCCTCCCAGCCGGTCATGGTCAGAGGTTCGCGGGCGCGGAGGATCTCCAGTTGGTCCTGATGCAGAGCGACAATGAGCGCTTCTTCTCTCGCAAATTGTGTGTTGGCTTCGTTCTGCATCTGCGTGAGACAGGTCTTCAGTCGGTCCAGTTCCGGGTCATGACCCATCCACGTATTCTTGCTGCGCCTGCTGGCGCGGTCCTTCATGCGTTGCGCCCGCAGCTTCTGTTCCAAGAGCCGCACCTTGCCCCGAAGGCCGTTGGTCATGGTTGAGATCAGCAGACGTTGGTATGCCCGACGGAGGCGGGCTGCATCAAAGGTACGCGACTGGAGATCCGAGCGCGAAAAGTGCGCGGCCTCTGACGTGACTTCGCGTGTACTCCAGTCCGGGCGGATGACTTCGATGGCAGGTCGCCCGTCCGGCCCGAGTTCGGCCTGTATCGAGTAGGGGCCATGGGTGTGCATCACTTTGTCGGAAAGAGGAGCGAGCAATTCCTCCGCAATACGACGTTTCAGCGGTCGCGCACCATAGCGGGGATCGTAGCCCTTCGCGGCCAGATGCCGCAGCAAAGGTTCGCTCACCTCCAGACGCAGCTTGCGGCTGGCAAAACCGGAGCGGAGAGACACGGCATCAACCTCACGACGCGTCAGCGAAAGCACCACTTCCTCCGAGAGCGGTCGGTAGGGCACGATGCGGTCAATGCGGTTGAACATTTCAGGGCGCAGCGCCTTCTGCACTGCGGAGGTGAAGTGCTCCACGGCATCCTGGAGTCCGCTGCCACTGACGTCGAAGCCCAATCGCCCACGTGAGTATTCCTGCGCACCGAGGTTGGAGGTCATGATGACCACACAATTGCTGAAGTCCGCCGTGCGTCCGGCTGCGTCGGTGAGTCTTGCTTCGCCAAGTACTTGGAGCAACAGATCAAACACGGCCGCATCGGCCTTCTCAAACTCATCCAGCAGCAGCACGTTGAATGGCTGCTCACGCACGGCGGCGGTAAGGATGCCCTCCTTGCCGCCGTGGCTGCCATTCACCAGGCGTTGCGCGCTCCAGGGCTGGCCGTATTCGCTCATGTCCAGACGGATCATGCGCTCAGGACTCTGGAAGAGAAACTCGGCGAGGGCCTTCGCCATCTCTGTCTTGCCCGTGCCGGTGGGTCCGGTGAAAAGCAGTGATGCCAGCGGTCTGCCGGGGCGGGTGAGTCCCGCCTTCAACTGCGCAATCACACTGGTGATGACTTCCACGGCGGCGTCCTGCCCCTGCACCCGGCGCTGAAACCAGGCGCGTGTAGCCGCGAGGTCGAGTGGCTGTTGTGGATCCAGCAGATGGCGTGGCATGCCTGTTTCACTGGAGAAGGCGGCGAACACCTCTGCCTCTTCAATGAGCGTGTTCTTCTCCGCACCTTCGTGAAGGCGCTGCATGAAGCGAAGCGGTGCTCCGGGGAAGGCGGCGTAACCCATGAAGCGATGATGCAGGGCAGCGATGCGTTGCAAGGCCTCGCGCGTGAAGCGTCCACGATCACGCCCCATTTTGATGGAGGTGGAGAGCAGGATCGCCTGTTCCGCTTCGCGTGAGGGCTCCTCTACTTTCATGATGCGGAAAGCCTCACTGAGACGTGGGTCATTTTTCTCAATCACGGCCATCTGCTCAGGTGTGCACTCCACGATCACCTGGATGTCCCGGCGTATGAGATAGGGGCGCAGGAAACTCGCAATGCTTTCCGAGCCTGCCGAACTCTGGCCCACGTTCATCAGCTCAAAGAGGTTTCCCAGGAAGAAGATCACCGGTCTTTGTTTCGCAGACTCCACCAGATCCCGGCACCGCTTTTGCCACATGCCAAAGCCGCATGCTCCCGCGATCAAACGCGAACCGCTGCTGCGGTAGAAGGCTTTCTCACCAAGCTTATGGTCACCCCTGCGCAGCACCAGCTCCTGCACGAGGGCCGTCTTGCCCACGCCGCCGGGGCCCACCAGCAGAATGCTGGGTTTGTCCGGGAGCGAGAGCAGACGCGCAAGGTGCGCGAGCGTGGTCTGCACCTCATACGCCTGCGCCAGGAAGGGCTCCTCCATGCGCGTGCAAAGCTGCTCTACCACATCTGTGGCCTTTTCGGTGGCGTTCAGGCGCTTCCAGCGATCACGTGCGGATTCGAGCGACGGCGTCCAGGGAATGGATTGCAACTTGAAATCGCCGCGCTGCAGCAGGGCCATCTGCAGGTGGGAGGTATTCCATCCGTCACGCTTGATGGCGGAGAGCGCATGCTCCTTGAGCATGTCGGGGAGGGCATTCCGACTTGGCGCGATCACAGAGATCGACAGAGCGGGAAGCACCGCGATCATCTGGCCGCTCTGCTCCCACACCAGCGCATCGAGCCGGATGTCCATCGCCTCCTTCCATGCTTCCGTGCGTTTGCCTGGTATCACCGAGAGTTCCACGGTGGTCATCTCGGGCTCGCCGAGCACCACCCGTCTGCTGATCTCATCAAGGGGCAGTGCTTTGAGCAATTCTTCACCGACATCAAGCAAAGCGAAACGCGCGCGCCGCTCGCGATGCGCCAGCGTGGACAGCCCTGGAAATAGCAGGAATTCGATGAACAGCTGCGACGCGCCCTCCGCACTGTCTTCCAGGGTGCGGGTGACAAGATGCAGTGTGGCAGAGACTTCAGGCATGAGCGCGCATCCAACACGAAGCCCGCGAAAAATGCCAGCGCCTTTGAGCGTGATTCGCGAAGACGTGGCTCACACCATCGGCGCGTCCTCACCCAGGGCAGGGGAGGCGTGTCCGGTCTTCGCTTTGATTCGAACTTCGGGAATGGTCAGTAGCACGATGGTTGAGATCGCCGCGAATGTGCCACATAGGGTGACCAGCGCGAAGAAGCTCTGCGTGGCACTGTAGAGCAAGCCTCCTATCTGAACTGCAGTCATCAGGCTGATGGCCTGGCAGAAGCCCATGATGGATTGATAGGTGGGGCGACGACGATGCGGACACAGTTCCGCCACAAAAGTGAGGTCTCCCACTCGCTCAGCGAAGACACCGAAACCCCAGATGAAGAACACCACGAGAAAGCCCGTGAAGTTCGTAATCCACGGCAGGGAAACACAGAGGGCCAGGCAGAGCACCCGCGAGAACAGCATCACGATGCGTCCGCCATGCCGATTGCCCCACCAGCCCGCGAATACATTTCCGAAGAGCGCTCCAATCATCTGCGCCAGGAGCAGATGCCCCGCGTCCGCCGTACCACGACCGGTCACCGTGAGCGCGTGAATGCTCAGGAAGGCCACCAGCATGAGGTACCCAGTGCCGGTGAACCGCACGAGGATGAAGCGTTTCAATTTCGGCTGTGACTTGAGAAGGCCCGGCAGCTCCCGCAGATAGGTGCCATAGGAAGGTCGGGGGAGCCGGAGCAAATTGGTTCCCACGGCCTCCTTCATGCTCCACTGCGAGATGGCAGAGAGGAACAGAAAGCCAAAGCAGATCAGATGGAGCCACGCATATCCCTGCACCCCGGGATGATGGGTGAACATCCAGTGAATCACCGGCCCTGCAGAGAGCCCAACGATCCCCTGGATGAGATACCGGATGGCCCAGCCGGAGGCACGCAGATGTTCCGGGATCATGCGCGTCACCATTTCCATCCACGCTTGCACGGCAACGCCGCCGACCAATCCCGAGATGATGGGCGTAAGCACCACCACTGGCAGAATGAAGCCCGCCGCCTGCGGTGCCAATAGCATGAAGATACCGGCGATGAGGTAAGGCAGGCGTTGCAAGACCCCAAAGCCGCACACGAACGGTTTGTGCCGGTGTAGCTGCTCTACATACGGTGCAGAGATTAAACCCGGCAGAGCGAACATGGCTGGAAGGATCACCGGCAGCAGCGCGATGAGCCAGTCGGGCCCGCCGAGGTTCTTCACGAACACCGGCAACACCGTCTCCGGTGCCAGGAATGCCAGGCCCGCCATGTAGAACCCGCCCTCCAGGCAGTGCATCCAGAAGTTGCGGCGTAGGTGCGGAGGGTGAGGGCTCGACATCAGTGGGTGGCTGTCAGTCAGCGTGCGGACAGCGCAAACGAAGCGGAGGGACAGGCCTCTTGCAAACAAGAGTTCACTCGAAAGGTGGACGACGTTTCGCTCTGACTAACTCATCGATCCTTCGTGGGCGAATTGGCTGACTTTATTTTGAAGTGATATTCGCCGGGAGCCGCCAACCCCACACCGTCGCTTTCATAGTCTTCTCCATTTACAAGCGAATCGCCCGACTCTGTTTTGCGGACATCGAAGAACCGCACCCAAGGACCTTCGGCCTGGATTTGCCACCGCCCCGAGGCGTCTGTCGTGGCACTGCTAATATTGTGGGAATCACTCCAAGTCTTCGGCGTGGAGTTGTGAGAGACCCCTGCAGTCACCACAAGCCCAGCCTGAGGTTTACCAGACGCGTCGGTGACGGTGCCGAAGTAGCGATACTTTGGGGCTTCAGGGGCGACCTCAATCCTCAAGTGCATACTCGTATCGGAGGAGAGCTCCGGGAGGGTGATGGAGCCGCCCACCCAGCGTGTGGAGGTCTGGCCTGAAGCATGCAATGCCACCTGCGTGCGGCTCCAGTAGCCTTCGCCCTCCATGGAGAGTGAACAGGCTGCGGGGTACACGTTCTGCAGCTTGAATCTTCCTTCGGCATCGGACACGGCAGTTACCATGAACACTTCTCCACCGGCGCCTGTATGGCTTCCGATGTGCAAGTCATGGGTGGCCGAGATGGTGTGGCCCTGCAATGGCTTGCCATCAGGGGTGACGACGACTCCGGTGACTGTGCGCCCCTTCACTAGGTGCATGGTGACCTCCTCTGTCTCGTCAGTGAAGAGCTGTTCGTCGTTCGCATGCGCATCCCATTCATTCTCCTCTTCTTCGTGGGCCCCCTTGCGCGTCACGCCGTGAAAAATGGGAGGGCTCACGGCACGGCGGCCATCTGGTATATCCACCACAAAGTAAAATCTCCCATCACGAGGCACCGTGTAGCCCCACGGTTTTTCAGAGACTGAAAAGCGGGCGAGTATCTTGCCTTGGGCATTTGTGGTGAATCTCCACCAGGGCCCGTGGTCTTTCGAGACAGAGTCGTCCAATGCTGGCCAGCGACCGCCCCGCCGCATGCCGTACAGGTCCACAGGCACACTGGCGACAGGCTGGTCATTCTCGTCCAGCAGTGTCACGTGGAATTCGCGCACTCGTCCGGATTCATAGTTGACGATGGGGGTGGGGGGCTTGGGGAATTCCGGTTCCAAGTCGGCAGCCATGGAAGGAAACGCTCCGGTAAAGCCTGCAAAAAAGAGGAGGATAAACGGGCAAGTTCTCATGCTCGTGAATGGGTAAAGGAGGTGCGCGGCAAGGGTGGGGGCTCATCCTAAGAGTCCCGGTATACAGCCCACGCCACTCCCGCACATTATACGCGGGGTGATTGGTTTTTTACGGAGCCTTTACAGAAATGAACGGGTGCCGGTGGGAGCTTGTCTTGTCCCGTTCAGTTTCCTCGTGTTACAGTAGCCAAATACCCCGCCATGCCCTCCCGTACCGTACTTGTCGTGGAAGATGACGCCGCCATCCGCCGTGGCGTCCAGGACGCGCTCCAGTTTGCGGGCTATACCACCCTGACTGCCGCCGATGGCAAGGAAGGTGCTCGTCTCGCGCTGACCGCCACCTTTGATCTCATGCTGCTGGATCTCGTGCTGCCGCACGCCAGCGGGTTCGATATCCTCAAAGCCCTGCGCGCCGAGCGTCCCGGCACCCCGGTCATCATCCTTTCCGCGCGAGGTGAGGAGAATGATCGCGTGCGCGGCCTGCGTCTCGGTGCGGATGACTACGTGGTGAAACCCTTCAGTGTGCGTGAACTGCTCGCCCGGGTGGATGCCGTACTGCGCCGCGCGCCGGAGCGCCAGCCGGTGCAGGAGAAGGCAAAACTGCCCTGCGGCACGGCGGACTTTGCCACCGGTGAATTGCGCTACTCGGATGGCACTCGAACCGAACTCTCCGACCGCGAACGTGATCTGCTGAGGTACTTCTCCCAGAACCGTGGTCGCGTCGTCTCGCGGGATGAACTGCTCCAGCACGTGTGGCGTATCACTCCCAATCATACGGAGACCCGCACGGTGGACATGCATGTGGCGAACCTCCGGCAAAAGCTGAAGGATGATGCCTCCGCACCCATGCTCATCGTGACGGTGCGCGGCAAGGGGTATCGCTTTGATGGAGGAAACAGTCCCGCTGTGAATGGAGCGGAAGTCCAGGCATGAATCGTCCCGTCTACACCTGGCTGGTTTTCCTCGGTTGTCTCGCCCTGCTGATAGGGGGGATGGGGTGGGTGACTGTGCACACGCTGAGACTCGAGCGGGAAAGGCAACATGCGGCCCAAGAAGCGGCGAACAAGGAACGCGTACGCCTTGCCCTGTGGCGGCTCGATTTCCAGGCCAGTACGCTGGTGATTCGTGAGAACGCCCGCCCCCCGGAAGCCTTCCGCGCCTTCCACGCGCCGGAGGGATTCTTCAATCGGGACAACACGGAAGTGAAGAAGGGAGAGGTGCTCGCGCCGTCGCCGCTCCTCGGAGTTCCACCAGATCTGGTGATGCTCCATTTCCAACTTGATGGTCAGGGAAAGGCGAGTTCCCCCCAAGCGCCATCCGGCAATGCGCGGACGTTGGCGCTGCAAAACTATCTGGAGCCGGGAGATATCCAGAATGCGGAGACGCGTCTGCAGCAGCTTCGCGCTCTGTTGGCCAAGCCGGGCAATGGCGCGCGCGTCGGCGCTCCCCAGGTGTCCCAGAGCAATGGTGCGCGTGGCGACCTGAGTGCGGCGCCAGGGGCCTGGAGCAACGGGCAGATGCTGTGCGCGTGGAACTCCTTTGACTCCAAGAATATGAATGTGGTGTCCGGTACGCTGGTCTTGGAGTCCGCTGCCAAACCGACTACACCGCCACCTGCACCGACCAAGGCCTTGGAGCCCAACCTGGGGCAGGGCGGATACATCCAGCAAGGCTCGCTGGCATACGAGAATACCCTCCGCAAAAACGCCGTGGAATCCCAGAAGGTGGAGACGCTGCCCCAGCAGATCCAGACGAAGGAAAAGGCGATGTCGCAGGTGAGGAGCAAGAATTCCACGGAAGGAAAGGAGAGCGCCTCGTCATATTCATTCAAACTTCCTTCTGCTCCTGACGCCAAACAGGAGGCCAAGAAGCACAATGCCGACATCACTGCCTCCGACTTGGAAGGCACCAGCAGCGCCGGAGGGTTTGTAACCGGGCAGAAACCGGCGATCGCCGCAGCGAGGCAGAAGGAGCAACAGGGAGTGTCGGAGAAGCCAGCGGACCGTTCGCAGATGGATCACGCTTTGCCCTCACAACCGTCAAATCCGCAAATGGAGGTCGCGGAAGCCAAGAAGGCCGACATGAGAGGGACGCTCGGTAGCATCCAACAACCCTCGTTTCCGGATCCCAATGCCCAGGTGGCGACCAATGCGGGAACCCTCGCATCCAACTCGCAGATCGCAGTGAATGCGCCTGTCCCTACTTTGCCGGTGGCTCCCATTACGGCACCTGCTGCTCCTGCCGCACCACAGGAAATGCCACATGAAGCGCCGCCGACTACACCGCCGCCTGTTGCTACCGCGAAGCCGCTTCAGGGGTTCTGGATTGAGGATACGCTGCTGCTTACACGCGAGGCCACGCTCGACGGAGCCCGGGTCCTGCAAGGGGTCTGGCTGGACTGGCCAAAGCTGCGTGACCAATGGCTGGCGCAGGTAAGCGACCTTTTCCCTCAGGCGATGCTTGTTCCTGCCCCCAATGCGTTGCCGGACCAGCCAGTGCTCGATGATCCGCTGCGCCTCGCTTCTTTGCCGGTGAGACTGGTGACGGGTCCCCTGGCAGTGGCGCCTTCACCGTTCTGGACGCCCATGCGCTCCGCCCTCGTCGTGGCGTGGCTGTGTGTGGGGCTCGCGGGGCTTGCGGTAGGAGCGGTGCTCTTTGGCACGGTGGCATTGAGCGAGCGCCGCGCCGCCTTCGTCTCCGCCGTTACGCATGAGCTGCGCACCCCCCTCACCACGTTCCGCCTGTATTCGGAGATGCTAGCCAGTGGCATGGTACGGGATGAGGATCAGAAGAAAAACTACCTCGGTACCTTGGAGGCTGAGGCAGGGAGATTGAGCCACCTGGTGGAGAATGTACTCGCCTATGCCCGCATTGAGAGGGGGAGCGCGCGTGCTCAGGTGGAGAGCGTGAGCATTGGAGAGGTGCTGGACCGCGTGGTGCCGCGTTTGCGTCAGCGGGCGGAGCAGGCTGGCATGGAGATCGCCGTGGATGCCAATGAGGAGGAGCGCAAGACGTTGCTGCGTGTGGACGTGGCGGCGCTGGAGCAGATTCTTTTCAACCTCGTGGACAACGCCTGCAAGTACGCCGCACCCCGCGCGGCGGACAAGACCATCCATGTGCAAGCCTCTACCAAAGGTCCGCTCGCCATGCTGCGCGTACGCGATCATGGTGCTGGCATCGCGCCTCAGGAGCGTCGTCGCGTATTCCGCCCCTTCCATAAGAGTGCAGACAAGGCGGCGCACTCCGCTCCGGGTGTGGGTCTGGGACTGGCCTTGTGTGAGCGCCTGAGCAAGGCGCTGGGTGGCCGGCTGAGCCTGGAGAAGGCGCCGGTTGGCAGTGGTGCGAGCTTTGTGTTGGAGCTGCCGCGGGTGTGAGGGGGATGCCTGGCGGTACTGGTGCCGCCACCACCTTTACGCTGTCGCTTTATTGCGCTCTTCTTTCACCACCAGTTGGATGAAGTGCAGTTTTCGCAGTACCGGGCGTGACATGATAAAAGGATAGAAATCCTGCTGTCCCATGCTGCGTGCGAGTTCATTGAGCGCGGTCACCAATTCCATCCAGGAGTTTACCAGCGAGAGCACGCGTTTCGCGTCCGCATCTTCTGGATCATAGAGATCCTCCATTTTGAAAGGTTCGATATCGGCCTCGATGTCTTCGCCTTTCATGCCGAAGCCCAGCGCGGTGTTGAGGCTGTCCACGAGATGCAGGTAATGTGCGAAGCACTCGGCCCAGTCCTCCCAGGGGTGCACGGAGGCGTAGGCACTGATGTGCCGGTCTCGCCAGTCGGGCGGGGGACCGTTCTCGTAGTTGCGGCGCAGCGCGGCAGCGTAGTCCTCACGTTCGTCGCCGAAGAGTTCGCGGAATCTGTCCTGCCACTGCGTGCCTGAGATCAAGCGGTCCCAGTAATAGTGACCGATCTCATGCCGGAAATGTCCGAGGAGTGTGCGGTATGGCTCGCGCATTTCATAGCGGGTCTTCTCGCGCACCGAGTCATCGGCTTCTTCGACATTGAGCGTGATGAGCCCGTTGCCATGGCAGGTCATGACTCGGGGACCTTCCGGAGGGGAACGGAGGAAGTCGAACATCACTCCGTACTCCGGAGCCTCCTCGACCTTCGATTGAACTGGCAATCCGAGCGAGAGGAGCTGCGCGACGAGGCGACGTTTGGCAATCTCAATGGAACGCCAATAGCGGCAGTTGTCCGCGTCCGAGAGATTCGGGATCGTTCGGTTCAGCCGGCAGGACACACACAAATCCGAGGGATGCTCCGCCGGGACCAGCCAGTTGCAGCCAGCGGCCGTGTCGAGATTCGCACAACGCCGGTACGCAGGAGCTTCGGGTGCTTCACCGTGCAGCAGCCAGGTGCCTTCCTTGGGGCCGGGTAGCAGCGCGCGCACCTCCGCGAGATCAGGGTCGTAGCCAAGTGGCGCCTTGCAGGCGAGGCACAGGCTGTTGCGGAAAAAGATGGGCCGCTTGCACTGGCAGCGATACGTGTGACCGCTTCTCGGGCTGTCGGGGCTGCGCCATACTTCGGCGAGGTGTTTTGCGATGTTTTCAACCAGCGCTTTCATGGGGGCGAGATTTGACTGATGCTGGTG
The Roseimicrobium gellanilyticum DNA segment above includes these coding regions:
- a CDS encoding response regulator transcription factor yields the protein MPSRTVLVVEDDAAIRRGVQDALQFAGYTTLTAADGKEGARLALTATFDLMLLDLVLPHASGFDILKALRAERPGTPVIILSARGEENDRVRGLRLGADDYVVKPFSVRELLARVDAVLRRAPERQPVQEKAKLPCGTADFATGELRYSDGTRTELSDRERDLLRYFSQNRGRVVSRDELLQHVWRITPNHTETRTVDMHVANLRQKLKDDASAPMLIVTVRGKGYRFDGGNSPAVNGAEVQA
- a CDS encoding MFS transporter, whose translation is MSSPHPPHLRRNFWMHCLEGGFYMAGLAFLAPETVLPVFVKNLGGPDWLIALLPVILPAMFALPGLISAPYVEQLHRHKPFVCGFGVLQRLPYLIAGIFMLLAPQAAGFILPVVVLTPIISGLVGGVAVQAWMEMVTRMIPEHLRASGWAIRYLIQGIVGLSAGPVIHWMFTHHPGVQGYAWLHLICFGFLFLSAISQWSMKEAVGTNLLRLPRPSYGTYLRELPGLLKSQPKLKRFILVRFTGTGYLMLVAFLSIHALTVTGRGTADAGHLLLAQMIGALFGNVFAGWWGNRHGGRIVMLFSRVLCLALCVSLPWITNFTGFLVVFFIWGFGVFAERVGDLTFVAELCPHRRRPTYQSIMGFCQAISLMTAVQIGGLLYSATQSFFALVTLCGTFAAISTIVLLTIPEVRIKAKTGHASPALGEDAPMV
- a CDS encoding zinc-binding metallopeptidase family protein, with product MKALVENIAKHLAEVWRSPDSPRSGHTYRCQCKRPIFFRNSLCLACKAPLGYDPDLAEVRALLPGPKEGTWLLHGEAPEAPAYRRCANLDTAAGCNWLVPAEHPSDLCVSCRLNRTIPNLSDADNCRYWRSIEIAKRRLVAQLLSLGLPVQSKVEEAPEYGVMFDFLRSPPEGPRVMTCHGNGLITLNVEEADDSVREKTRYEMREPYRTLLGHFRHEIGHYYWDRLISGTQWQDRFRELFGDEREDYAAALRRNYENGPPPDWRDRHISAYASVHPWEDWAECFAHYLHLVDSLNTALGFGMKGEDIEADIEPFKMEDLYDPEDADAKRVLSLVNSWMELVTALNELARSMGQQDFYPFIMSRPVLRKLHFIQLVVKEERNKATA
- a CDS encoding carboxypeptidase-like regulatory domain-containing protein; translated protein: MAADLEPEFPKPPTPIVNYESGRVREFHVTLLDENDQPVASVPVDLYGMRRGGRWPALDDSVSKDHGPWWRFTTNAQGKILARFSVSEKPWGYTVPRDGRFYFVVDIPDGRRAVSPPIFHGVTRKGAHEEEENEWDAHANDEQLFTDETEEVTMHLVKGRTVTGVVVTPDGKPLQGHTISATHDLHIGSHTGAGGEVFMVTAVSDAEGRFKLQNVYPAACSLSMEGEGYWSRTQVALHASGQTSTRWVGGSITLPELSSDTSMHLRIEVAPEAPKYRYFGTVTDASGKPQAGLVVTAGVSHNSTPKTWSDSHNISSATTDASGRWQIQAEGPWVRFFDVRKTESGDSLVNGEDYESDGVGLAAPGEYHFKIKSANSPTKDR
- a CDS encoding sensor histidine kinase, with amino-acid sequence MNRPVYTWLVFLGCLALLIGGMGWVTVHTLRLERERQHAAQEAANKERVRLALWRLDFQASTLVIRENARPPEAFRAFHAPEGFFNRDNTEVKKGEVLAPSPLLGVPPDLVMLHFQLDGQGKASSPQAPSGNARTLALQNYLEPGDIQNAETRLQQLRALLAKPGNGARVGAPQVSQSNGARGDLSAAPGAWSNGQMLCAWNSFDSKNMNVVSGTLVLESAAKPTTPPPAPTKALEPNLGQGGYIQQGSLAYENTLRKNAVESQKVETLPQQIQTKEKAMSQVRSKNSTEGKESASSYSFKLPSAPDAKQEAKKHNADITASDLEGTSSAGGFVTGQKPAIAAARQKEQQGVSEKPADRSQMDHALPSQPSNPQMEVAEAKKADMRGTLGSIQQPSFPDPNAQVATNAGTLASNSQIAVNAPVPTLPVAPITAPAAPAAPQEMPHEAPPTTPPPVATAKPLQGFWIEDTLLLTREATLDGARVLQGVWLDWPKLRDQWLAQVSDLFPQAMLVPAPNALPDQPVLDDPLRLASLPVRLVTGPLAVAPSPFWTPMRSALVVAWLCVGLAGLAVGAVLFGTVALSERRAAFVSAVTHELRTPLTTFRLYSEMLASGMVRDEDQKKNYLGTLEAEAGRLSHLVENVLAYARIERGSARAQVESVSIGEVLDRVVPRLRQRAEQAGMEIAVDANEEERKTLLRVDVAALEQILFNLVDNACKYAAPRAADKTIHVQASTKGPLAMLRVRDHGAGIAPQERRRVFRPFHKSADKAAHSAPGVGLGLALCERLSKALGGRLSLEKAPVGSGASFVLELPRV
- a CDS encoding AAA family ATPase, whose translation is MPEVSATLHLVTRTLEDSAEGASQLFIEFLLFPGLSTLAHRERRARFALLDVGEELLKALPLDEISRRVVLGEPEMTTVELSVIPGKRTEAWKEAMDIRLDALVWEQSGQMIAVLPALSISVIAPSRNALPDMLKEHALSAIKRDGWNTSHLQMALLQRGDFKLQSIPWTPSLESARDRWKRLNATEKATDVVEQLCTRMEEPFLAQAYEVQTTLAHLARLLSLPDKPSILLVGPGGVGKTALVQELVLRRGDHKLGEKAFYRSSGSRLIAGACGFGMWQKRCRDLVESAKQRPVIFFLGNLFELMNVGQSSAGSESIASFLRPYLIRRDIQVIVECTPEQMAVIEKNDPRLSEAFRIMKVEEPSREAEQAILLSTSIKMGRDRGRFTREALQRIAALHHRFMGYAAFPGAPLRFMQRLHEGAEKNTLIEEAEVFAAFSSETGMPRHLLDPQQPLDLAATRAWFQRRVQGQDAAVEVITSVIAQLKAGLTRPGRPLASLLFTGPTGTGKTEMAKALAEFLFQSPERMIRLDMSEYGQPWSAQRLVNGSHGGKEGILTAAVREQPFNVLLLDEFEKADAAVFDLLLQVLGEARLTDAAGRTADFSNCVVIMTSNLGAQEYSRGRLGFDVSGSGLQDAVEHFTSAVQKALRPEMFNRIDRIVPYRPLSEEVVLSLTRREVDAVSLRSGFASRKLRLEVSEPLLRHLAAKGYDPRYGARPLKRRIAEELLAPLSDKVMHTHGPYSIQAELGPDGRPAIEVIRPDWSTREVTSEAAHFSRSDLQSRTFDAARLRRAYQRLLISTMTNGLRGKVRLLEQKLRAQRMKDRASRRSKNTWMGHDPELDRLKTCLTQMQNEANTQFAREEALIVALHQDQLEILRAREPLTMTGWEDLVLEAYALWQPPPKRLIFFMRGQPGSELFDFARVYHDVAASLKASVRVGLFYKKTPARLLTEDGLHVLADSPPSVKEQATLWTKDVESVSAIALWIEGAHANMHLKHEDGLHLSKSRRKSKEEEAAAKKADTQTKNRQNPVDWACRLEVRVPGENMQHLGQLTVPLQELVGLPDLESGTICRQYDPVKQIVREGSENARKDGRFQEDWLLQSLRAITLGEALA